The genomic segment ttggactctcattctgacggcacccattcactgcagaggactcattggtgagcaagtgatgtaatgctaaatgtctctaaatctgttcagatgaaaaaaACAAACGCATCTACCTCTAGGATGGCCTGAGCTTGAGTACATTCTAAGCAATCTTTCAGTTTTGTGTGAATGTTTAGAATTGTATTATACAATCACTTTGTATTTTTTCACAGGCTGAGAAGATCAATAAAAAAAGGAGTTCTGTGTTTGGTACGCTACATGTTGCACATAGCTCCTCATTGGATCAAGTGGATCAGAGAATTCTGGAGGCCAAGTAATTTGTTTATTCTCATTTTTGACTTAAGACCCTATGAATAAATAATGCAAGGAAATATCTTtgagaatttttgtttttaatatgggTCCCAAACTGTTTTTTGGGGGGCTAGTTAATCTATGCCaaattagaaattagaaattTCAAGAAAACATCTGAATCATGAGTAGACTTAGTATGGGCTTCCAATGACCtgcatactgtatgtattttgTAAAAGGAATGCACTAGCAGAGGTGACTGCTTGTCTACGGGAGCGTTTGCACCGCTGGCAGCAGATTGAGAGCTTGTGTGGTTTTCCTGTGATGAAAAATGCTGGCCTGCCCAGTCTCACTGCTACACTTTACCCAGACCCCAACTGGATGCTAATGCCCCGGTCTGCAATGCAATCCTATCAAGTGCCCGTTTCGGTGGAGGACATGGATGAAGAAATGCCTCAGATTATACCACAGATTCCTGGTTGGTACTTGGGTTTTTTCTTTCTTagttaaatgtgttttctttcttctgtttttatattatttagacAAAGTGAGATTActatgtcagccaatcagatctcAAATTAATATAAATCAGGACATTTTGTGTATGGTATGGAAAAAAATAGCTTACAACACATTATAGcacttttaaagggttagttcacccgagaattaaaattctgtcattattaacCATCAgcttgtttcaaacccataagaccttcgttcctcttcggaacacaaattaagacatttttgatgaaatctgagagctttctgatcccgcGTTGTGGTACTCTCgtaaaagtcattatttttgttttctttgcatacaagaAGTATTATcgcagcttcataaaattaaggttgaaccactgatatcacatcatatttaatgatgtccttaataGCTTtatgggccttgaacatggtagttcccttgctgtctatgcagggtcaaaaagctctcagatttcatcaaaaatatcttaatttgtgttccaaattgaacaaaggtcttatgggtttggaacgacatgatggggGAGTAATTAAtgcaagaattttcattttgggtgaactttcactTTAAGTAATTTCAATTAGATTACTCAATGTTAGATTACTGAAACAGGTGTAAATTAATCATATATTTTACTTTTCAGTCACAGTTGCACCTCTGAAATGTTCTCCACGGTCTCTGGTTCGCTCTCGCCGATCTGGGCATATTGTGCCATCACCTGTCATCCTATCACCTGACCCAGACCTCCTGATTCCCATACGAACTCCACTCCGCCGATAtggagatgaagaagaagagcatATCAAATTCTCCCCTCTTGTGAAACAGTATGTCAGCCAGGCATTTTGTCCTTTAATTTTGCATTACAAAGAAAAGTGCAGCTCAGAGATtcttaaaaatactttacaataaagttccaTTCATTAATATTAGCTCATGCATTAGGTATCATGAACTAAAATTAACCAACATTTTTAGAGCATTTATTAACCCaggttaatgtttatttatgaatATCTTTTTTGGGCGAACATCTCTTTGACAGGGAGTCTATGGAAACATCTTCAGATACAGATTCTATCGGGTCTTCCATCAGCAGAATGTACAGCACCCTTGATGTCCCATCTCGgagaaaatatattttctctgATAAAATGCCCCGAAAGATCTCCCTGGATGAACAAGACGACAGTCCCTCACGCAAAATCTCGGAGGAGATGGACGAGTCTTTGTTAGTGAATAACACCTCAAGGAAAGTTTCACGAGACGAACTGGACATTAATACTCCATCAAGAAAGATGTCTAGAGATGAACTAGAGGCCTCTGTGGACCCTCCTAGACAACTGAGTAGAGGAGAAACTGAGGCCAGCATTGACTCAAGGAAATTACCCAGGGATCTACCTTTCGATTCCACAATGAGGTACTACTCTACAGAAAAGATGTCTCCAGCAGCGATCAGCATGGATAGTCAGAGACAACGATCACTCAGAGACAGAAAAGATCATATGGACAGCATTTCTAGAGTGATACCAAAAGCAGAACTTGATATAGAGACCACAAGTACAACTAGATATTCAGATGCCTTTAACACTTCCATTAAACACAAAGAAAGCCGGGATTTTACAACCAATATCCAGCGAGGAAGAGCGTTTAGGGAAAACTCCTTTGATGCCACTTTTGATAGTTCAGTGGAAAGCTCTAAAAAATTCAAGATGTTAGGCAAAACAGATTCATACAAAGACATCCCTTCACGATTGATGGCACAAGATGAATTTGATCTGCCCATGGATTTTGAAAGACAAAAAATTAGAGATATTTCCATGGATTTGGCTTCAAGGAACATACTGAAAGATGAAGTCGAGAGGAGCAAGTCCTTTAAAGAGAACAGGGATAATCGCATGGAAATTCCCTCAAAAAAAGTCTCTCGAGATGAGCAAGAATTCACAATGGAGACACAACGACTACAACGCAAGACAGACAGCTCTGTGGAAACTCCGATTGGTAAAATACAGAGAGAAATGGTGGGTCTATCTATGGAGGCTCCAAGTCGCAAGATATCGCAGGAGGAGTTTCTGGTTGCAAACTCAGGACAGTTTGGCCCACCTGACCTCACTGTTAGTTCCCTGATGCTCTGGAAACCATCCTCAGACTCGCTTAGCACACTAGTGTATGACGGCATTCTAGAAAAGTCCTACGAGAGCCCTCTCATGCCTAGTCCTGGGGATCTCAGTCATGCAGCTTCAGTGTCTTCCTCTTGCCAAAGCCTTCTTGGAAATGAAGGTCAATCTGCAAATTTGTCTTCTTCAGAATCTGTCGGTAAAGACAAGGGCAAGATATCTTCAAAGCTCAagaatatattcaaaaagaagaaggaaaaggaaaaagataAAGACTCATAAAGGTCAACAagattattcagacactttcaaAAGGCCAAATTCGCTTCTAAAACTGGTTTGGAAAGCTGCCTTGTAAACTATAACATATGCAAAGCTAAACATGCTGAATGGAGTGTCCTTGGATTTTCTTGCTAAAGGTTTTTCTTTGGTATGCAGGACCCAAAACAAATGACCCTCAGCTAAATGGGTTCAATTTtgtgaaataaacaaacagaactgCACTTTTTCAAGTGGGATTTAGAGACACTGTATTGCGTAAGATGTTCTGTCCAGTGAAGCTGTTGAATTAGATATTTATTGcacatatttctttctttattgcgGATGTGTTcatcatttgaaataatttgtgaTGATGTACTTAGACTTTTGCATATTAACAGATCATTGTAGCATTGAAGAGAAGATCACAACAAGCTTGACTTTATTTCATTTACCTGTTTTcacaaaatgtcattaaaaatagttcagtaaaatgaagacaaaacaaaaccaaataattaaaggTTAACTAATATACTCTATTTACTACATGACTACTAATAATGTATGAAAATTAAGCTTTTATTAATtgctatttaataaataaatgtatttataaattcaaataataaataaacatttattaatttaacttaatttattcacAATTTGGGAGTATTATTGTGGTGTCTGTTTGATTTGTTTTACAACACTTGGGGcaacttttttttcagtatgcaATATACAATAATCAAATTTGACTATAGAAATATTTTCCTGAAATTACATTTATCCCAGTATAATTGCAGATATTGTGTTGGATCCTGCCCTTTTCCATTCTATATGATCAtgtgaaaatagaaaataaaaatataaataaaaaaaattgtcattaaaggaatagttcacccaaaattgaaaaattgctgaatattaattcactatcaggccatccaagatgtagatgatttatagaaatgtagcagtacatcacttgctcaccaatggatcttctgctaTGAagtatttataagaaacaaatacatcaacacattttaactttaaaatgccGATTTTGGCCAAAATACTCAACAATCTAGAGTAcataatctataataatgctCCTCCAATAAACATACATCCCTTGTTGTCCTCTCAGAACAAAACCTACCAACATATTTGTTAAGAACTgttttcacagtgtgtgtgttcacagtgtgtgtgcactttggatgggttaaatgcagagcatgaattctgagtatgggtcaccatacttggctgtatgtcacgtcactttctctTTCAAGTTATAACATCTTTGTGATgggtttgtttattacaaacttgcagcttttctcttcacaagatgttaattgatggactggagttttaCGTGAGGATTACGTGTGGATTATTCTGatttttttatcagatgtttgaactctctgtctgacagcacccattcattgcagtggatccattgctgagcaagtgaatCTCTTCAGAATAAACAAGGTTATCCAcatcttgtatggcctgaggatgagtacactgtcagcaaatgttatttttttgggtatactattcctttaataaaacaggtTAACATTGCTGGAAATGTACATTCCAGCAGGCAGGGGTTTACAGATCTTAATCACTTTGAAA from the Carassius carassius chromosome 7, fCarCar2.1, whole genome shotgun sequence genome contains:
- the stim2a gene encoding stromal interaction molecule 2; translated protein: MHKFCLTVLLVLRGLIICVCSSDEPQHPGLKKDTTVTSTDPCLQVSPPCMTEADRFSLEALQHIHREMDDDQDGGIEVEESVEFIIEDMQQQQQANKHSKLHQEDQHITLEELWKGWKSSEVHNWTQEDVVRWLIEFVELPQYEKGFKELRVNGNTLPRIASNEPSFMSAYLKIQDQQHKQKLKLKALDVVLFGPPTRPPHNWMKDLVLIVSVVMGIGGCWFARVQNKASKIHISKMMKDLESLQRAEQSLTDLQEQLEKAQEEKRTVAVEKKNLEEKMRDEIQGAQEEANRLHKLRDGAVSELTRLWYAEEELEQVRDALKRAEKDMQCLWSVPESLQLWLQLTHEVELQYYNIKKQSAEQQLVTAKDEAEKINKKRSSVFGTLHVAHSSSLDQVDQRILEAKNALAEVTACLRERLHRWQQIESLCGFPVMKNAGLPSLTATLYPDPNWMLMPRSAMQSYQVPVSVEDMDEEMPQIIPQIPVTVAPLKCSPRSLVRSRRSGHIVPSPVILSPDPDLLIPIRTPLRRYGDEEEEHIKFSPLVKQESMETSSDTDSIGSSISRMYSTLDVPSRRKYIFSDKMPRKISLDEQDDSPSRKISEEMDESLLVNNTSRKVSRDELDINTPSRKMSRDELEASVDPPRQLSRGETEASIDSRKLPRDLPFDSTMRYYSTEKMSPAAISMDSQRQRSLRDRKDHMDSISRVIPKAELDIETTSTTRYSDAFNTSIKHKESRDFTTNIQRGRAFRENSFDATFDSSVESSKKFKMLGKTDSYKDIPSRLMAQDEFDLPMDFERQKIRDISMDLASRNILKDEVERSKSFKENRDNRMEIPSKKVSRDEQEFTMETQRLQRKTDSSVETPIGKIQREMVGLSMEAPSRKISQEEFLVANSGQFGPPDLTVSSLMLWKPSSDSLSTLVYDGILEKSYESPLMPSPGDLSHAASVSSSCQSLLGNEGQSANLSSSESVGKDKGKISSKLKNIFKKKKEKEKDKDS